atcttatagatgtgcacagcatcattaaggatgtagggaagacaccaactagcaattccagctgtgcttgccattactggtTATGATACCATcagtgcttttatgcagaatggaaaactggaggttttgaacattctcaagcaacaccaagacttccttgaaatgttgttagctcatggaagttcagcaaaaattgatgttcatatatttaagaagcagatctgttcatataccttctctatgggagtgcaggtgcgaataacatacaaaaacatcatgacttgagaaatatctggaaatgtttgttgccaaaccaaggatgataatattgaactacagtagagtataaatcagccttctccactctacatgtatgtattcactgagaatgctctgagaatgcacataaagagaacaaattgccaagttgtcatttggtatcagtcaggccaggctattccccaaccaaattgtcatatggctgagaaatgtTAGAAGGCACAcagagatgaaatagtgatatgataccatgagagctgatggacatactgatgggggaaccagagcagagcctggagaaggagaataccagaaattgtgaacatgacagacatactttaattgcatgaaaatgcaaaggaatatgaaaggaagtcaaaagtttcctagacaatatttgatgtagaaactaattatatacacttgagcataagttaagcacaatgtaaatataaagccattctaaaaatattacaaacacagactagtataagatgaacttctgtgagatagatgacttgtacatgtaatgcaaaagaaattatggtaggtacacaaaactgatgctttaaatttttaacactggtgtttagtaaagagggacatattcataatattgatgcacatacatgtatactcaacaaaattaattaagggctagtaaactttcttatattataatataattttttgttactgtcatattattttagcatgttttggtcatatatatggcttctatacattgtttcagtaaacttttactggttatacacgcaaaaaacactgggatttcacatacttatgaaaaatattgaaatgagcattaggcaagtatttgttacacatttattcagaatgttttttgtcattgtgttccctcaaaattgttatttaagtcattaagtttaagaacatgccataatgctgacaactttcaacggaagaagttttattttcccccatatttaaaggaaaatgctaaaatatctattgaaccttaattaattttgttgagtatagtataggcagatatactgaaccatatttgaataatgctgcctcaatatattaaatacagtgcaatttttaatagtaaaaggttcaagcagcccaaaatatgtgtaaatatagaaaataatgcatttcaggcattgcttaacttttgccgataagtatatcattattcataccacatattgcattgttatttggtttgttactattaatatctagtataggatgaatatcattaattttggccttatatctgttaaaaatttatatggatgacaactttatcactatatttaatttttcaatatagtgttttggggacacaaaatgtgcaagggtacccccattcaaatggcgatatttttttaatccaccaacatttttgctgcagacaagcaggtattaaattcatatataatgaggtatctaaaaatacttgtctccaaaaatccctggggggagggggagggtttcggtatctggcccatggactatttataagtacttggttacccgtatatctgtattaaatatctgtattattacataatatactgaTATGTGTGAtcgtatgtgtttgtgtatgtgtttgtgtatgtattgtaattaatgtatttactgtcaaccatcttgtcacgtgtatataaccaaatgtttatgtatatattcctcctatgccgttgtgtaacggcccgagtgtaaataaagtctttTCTTGTAAACATTGACTGGACTGTCTATTTACTAATTTAGCAGAATAATTAtacggtaataaatagaataatttTACATTCCTGTTCATTACAGCCGATGTTTCTCGCTCGGGGAAATACGATACGGTAATTTAGGCACTCGTGTCGtgaacatcgtctgtcatgaaCACTCATACAATAGTATTTTCATTTCTCATCCGATTTCCATAAAACTTAACAGAGTAATAGAATGATTTAATCGCGAGGTGATTTGCACATTTTTTCCGATGCCttatgtttttgtggggttttgttgttgttgttgttgttgttttctataCACACAATTCCTTGTCTATTGATGTCATTGCAGGTCTTGGTTATGAAGCTGCTAAACACATCGCCATGATGGGAGCTACCGTTATCATCGCTTGTCGCTCGGAACAAAGAGCCATGGAggtaaataaagattttttaaatatgtgtttCCGGGCCAGATACAATGTTATGTAAGTACtctacatattaatatatttttaaaatcagggAGAAAATGCATCGAAAAAGAAATTAGAGTTGGTCCTTTTTTATAGGTGGGGTCGGGTTCCTGGTAACATACATTTCTTTTGCTAGGCCTAAACAATCAGAAGAACCTGTAGAATGTACTGAACAacgaacaaaagaaaacatattcgcgtttcttttgttgttcagtatatgcatctctctctctctctctctctctctctctctctctctctctctctctctctctctctctctctctctctctctctctctatatatatatatatatatatatatatatatatatatatatatcttttgaccaaattttaaagtttcaaaatagtagtgctgaggtgttgttaagcaaatattcatttcttttcattGCTTAATTGGAATTGGAATAGTTTAATTGCATTAACATCATTCTCTTCCACCAACTACTAACCATTAACTTCATGTCGGAACCCCAATTCAATATAGGCAGGaaagtaaatttatttatttatttaatatatcaggCGTTTAAACGTCTAGAAACCTGTATACAAAAATATGTAACACTATTACGCTGTCGATTGGACGTAAACGCCATTCTACAGAACTGCAATACAACAACGTATTCtagaatgaccaaaaacacatttgaTTCGCCtaattattttctaaacaaacaaacaaatatgttcGTTATACACGTATATATGCTTTTTCTGAatttcaatacaatatgtatcattctgaatatttgtatttacaggCAATAGAGAGAATGAATAAGGAATTTCGGGAAGCAAAAGAAAGGGGAGAAAAAAATATCATACAAGACGACAAGTTAAATGTCGAGTTTATGCTCCTTGATCTTGCGTCCTTGAAATCGACGATGAACTTCATCGCCATGTTCAAGAGTTCAGGCCGGAAACTGCATGTTCTGCTATGTAATGCCGGTGTTGGTTTGGTTGTTAGAGGTATAGAAAACTAGGTTACGTACCTTGTCATTACGTtaatataatttcagtttgtaAATTTATACTCTTTTGTTATAAATGCTTGGATTGGTCCAATCAATATAATGTGATACACAAAACCGACGTTCATAACAAATATGAAGAAAGAATGCAACTGTTTTTCATAGTATTCTATGTTATTAACAAAATAGCCATACAGCGTTTAACGCGATTCTGtggttcattcttccatgaagGTGAAAGACTACCACCTTGGATTCTTAAATAAAGCTGTTCAACGCATATATTATTAATCTATAGCCACATACGTCAAtcattatatacaaaacataaaataaaaacacaactacAACTGTAATGCGTTATTGTTATCAGTATGGTTAAATTTtagtaaaaattacaaaatagttGGGCCTATACACAAACTACATATTGCATCTATTAAATGTACTGATATGAagataatcattttaaaactaaatttgacatgcaagtaataatttatattttaaggtTATACAGAAGATGGATATGAAATGCACTTCCAGGTACGTAAAATTGGTttcacatttaacaaatatttttaactttgacgtttaaatttaaatagttAATTTAAACTAGAGGTCAGCTCGCCATCTTGAAATGTTGTGGCGATAATGTTCCTTTCATTAGATGATGTTGGgcggtgtgtttttttttttatattaattaatttttttattttgtttataaggTCCTATTATTGGGATTATTTCGGACATTGGTATTCATCAGaaccattatttttattaaatgttagagcagatgtttgcttattttttatatctatttttttttttttttttattctcatAGGTCAACTATCTAGGTCACTTCCTTCTAGTCGCTCATCTTCTACCAATCATGAAGCAGAGTGGCGATGACTGCCGAATCGTATTCGTTTCAAGCTCAGCTCATGAATACGGAAACTTTAATCTTGAAAAAGCACAAGCCAAAATAGAAACAGATTATTCTAGAATGAAGTATTATGGAAATTCTAAAATGTACCAGGTATATTAATGCTGCAATAAAatattctctaaatatataatattatagttaaCACACGGTCTTGTTTCCCGTATTTTTGTTCCCGTAATTTTTGTAGCAGCTGCCTAGAAAATGGCCACAGGtggatgtcattaaataaatatcccttaaagggacacaccctagttacgtttatttgttaaccattacggcgttgtttttcgctattaaaccccatttttcacaaataaaattgcactttacttacattttattatttagaatacacatttccattcacctgaagtgctttttggtaatcctgatgtttgtaaaaccacgaaatgcattttttgcattttttcacaaaacgtgttgtcgagaaaaaaccgttaagcaagcgaggtccaatctatttttaatgtcacagacgttggtatatcacgtgaccgttatcattttggttcggtttgttttctcgtgcacggttcgcgcaatcaacatccgatttgttgttgttcatttgtgagatttttcttcacagttcgtgaacattttcagtaacaataaagttcagacaagtaagtgtctcaatacaaaacgttacaaacctttaa
This DNA window, taken from Gigantopelta aegis isolate Gae_Host chromosome 4, Gae_host_genome, whole genome shotgun sequence, encodes the following:
- the LOC121372117 gene encoding WW domain-containing oxidoreductase-like translates to MGSGPSIPDVSVPRDRVVVVTGGNTGLGYEAAKHIAMMGATVIIACRSEQRAMEAIERMNKEFREAKERGEKNIIQDDKLNVEFMLLDLASLKSTMNFIAMFKSSGRKLHVLLCNAGVGLVVRGYTEDGYEMHFQVNYLGHFLLVAHLLPIMKQSGDDCRIVFVSSSAHEYGNFNLEKAQAKIETDYSRMKYYGNSKMYQIQHMSCLVRRLQDSNVSVTCLHPGIVATEINRNYSDMRCFHGMIRCMNNTGCFKSSYQGAITLIDAAVNPKWKGVNDVYFVKTKPAATASAARNKQYQEDLWKYSLHCLQDYLSDDVISALEGLK